One window from the genome of Eublepharis macularius isolate TG4126 chromosome 15, MPM_Emac_v1.0, whole genome shotgun sequence encodes:
- the LUZP1 gene encoding leucine zipper protein 1, producing the protein MADYSAYKETSNRHLRFKLQSLGRRLDELEEATKNLQKAEDELLDLQDKVIQAEGSNSSMLADVETLRKRVLKIEGKDEEIRKAEELCRLMKEKLEEEESLTRELKSEIERLQKRMAELEKLEEAFGRSKNDCTQLCLSLNEEKNLTKKISTELDVLRAKVKELEQSEDRLDKTEQSLVSELEKLKSLALIFVSEKKHFSEREKQSEKIIQELTQKLEQNNKLNRADQTRNTSNLLERSSNSILERNDLRIEADLTTSALSSKETRRKGSLDYLKLVENETRNKSENQKNKNQEDNKVKDLNQEIEKLKTQIKHFESLEEELKTLRAKNNDLQDSYLSEQNKNKILIGQLEEIKMQMKKQKELENGEAEAEEINLSNRVKHDRPKHRAITAESAVSKHKSRELSPQHRRERIRNREFSLNNESSTQNTKRIPSPNLNNRRTAKASSTPALLDTLATDVKRTEDKSSVGGVHFSLPKDNGAHPAEVKKSREQPSVLSRYPPAAQEQKSWKASSKPKNEGVLRSKVERAAQPLNDSHQCRSDILEEKQRKTETAVSPPEKGIKANLTESAETRISKTNRGPSNGATSSYRRHLSSETLAAEPTSPKTEAPTLVSSRRQLLEESSVKGVNSQAREFIDPPHENVKPLPLSKSWLVSRSQEDLLQSLPAPPKEEIDQTTALVGESNSVGLKATSARAKAIRSGSHEKFSTDEETGKNPTPAATSDFGIKREAISREFSSSRGALRTSPFENDRYPCDEEFGRMSPRTSSAATITGLKSRRAFSPREALRSKAIIKPAIVEKDVKEIMGGTGPGLEGNPEKPSSVVKAMSHKMTSSITIYPSEPVSQRNSTNEAAKELQHIRVTPNDLSSGANATGSPYEISINKNNLTLKLPDTDRNGDSALRSRIETVVSKSSILIKPSESTEKNSESPGETVGWKSHSSSDTNLLETKHVTVRSAWRTRRGLLASDDSAPKVVENTTARNPYRSSTDFSKPEGTSARIYAIEQSSRRASATINSWNTPELDSRRTKSSLSASEMLSQGSCVSDTTTASSWNCTVLPEENKGFVRSSRRKQFGSSEQLTWDETPRKKPEAKMEPPHQLPASKTEERLRWSKDN; encoded by the exons ATGGCGGACTATTCGGCTTATAAGGAGACCTCAAATCGCCATTTACGTTTCAAACTGCAGAGTCTTGGCCGCCGCCTTGATGAACTGGAAGAAGCGACCAAAAATCTACAGAAAGCTGAGGATGAGCTACTTGACTTACAAGACAAAGTTATCCAGGCAGAGGGCAGCAACTCTAGCATGCTGGCTGATGTGGAAACTCTGCGGAAAAGAGTGCTGAAAATTGAAGGCAAGGACGAGGAAATCAGAAAAGCAGAAGAGCTTTGCCGGCTGATGAAGGAGAAACTTGAGGAGGAGGAAAGCCTCACTCGGGAGCTGAAATCTGAAATTGAGCGACTTCAGAAGCGAATGGCAGAGCTGGAGAAACTGGAGGAGGCTTTTGGCCGGAGCAAGAACGACTGTACCCAGCTGTGCCTCAGTCTCAATGAGGAGAAAAACCTGACCAAGAAAATCTCAACAGAACTGGACGTTCTTCGGGCGAAAGTAAAAGAGCTCGAACAATCTGAAGACCGGCTAGATAAAACTGAACAGAGTTTAGTTAGTGAACTTGAAAAATTGAAATCATTAGCTCTCATCTTCGTGAGTGAAAAGAAACACTTCAGCGAAAGGGAGAAACAAAGTGAAAAAATAATCCAAGAGCTAACTCAGAAGCTAGAGCAAAATAATAAACTGAACAGGGCTGATCAAACCCGAAACACATCGAACCTGCTAGAAAGGTCATCCAACAGTATTCTTGAGAGGAATGATCTGAGGATCGAAGCCGACTTGACAACTTCTGCATTGTCTTCAAAAGAAACAAGAAGAAAAGGGAGTCTGGATTACCTCAAGCTTGTGGAAAACGAAACGCGAAACAAATCGGAAAATCAAAAGAATAAAAACCAAGAAGACAACAAAGTGAAGGACCTCAACCAAGAGATTGAGAAGCTGAAAACTCAAATCAAACATTTTGAGTCATTGGAAGAAGAACTTAAAACCTTGAGAGCCAAAAATAATGATTTGCAAGACAGCTACCTGAGCGAGCAGAATAAAAACAAGATCCTCATTGGCCAGTTAGAAGAAATAAAAATGCAgatgaaaaaacaaaaagaactgGAGAATGGTGAAGCTGAAGCTGAGGAAATTAACTTATCTAACCGAGTTAAACATGACAGACCAAAACACCGGGCAATCACAGCAGAGTCAGCTGTTTCAAAGCATAAATCTCGAGAGCTTTCCCCTCAGCACAGGCGGGAAAGGATACGAAACCGAGAATTCTCGCTCAATAATGAAAGTAGCACCCAAAATACCAAGCGGATTCCAAGTCCGAATCTGAACAACAGGAGAACAGCCAAGGCTTCTAGTACACCAGCATTACTAGACACTTTAGCAACCGATGTGAAACGGACAGAAGACAAATCGTCTGTGGGAGGTGTGCACTTTTCCTTGCCAAAAGACAACGGTGCCCATCCGGCGGAAGTGAAGAAGTCAAGAGAGCAGCCATCTGTTCTTAGCCGTTACCCACCTGCAGCACAGGAACAGAAATCTTGGAAGGCCTCTTCAAAGCCCAAGAATGAGGGAGTGTTGAGAAGTAAAGTTGAAAGAGCAGCCCAACCCTTGAATGATTCTCATCAGTGTAGGTCCGACATACTTGAAGAAAAGCAAAGGAAAACGGAAACTGCTGTATCTCCTCCAGAAAAGGGAATTAAGGCAAATCTCACAGAGTCGGCAGAAACACGCATCTCGAAAACTAATCGTGGGCCGTCCAACGGAGCCACATCATCCTATAGGCGCCACCTCTCTTCAGAAACACTAGCTGCTGAACCCACCAGCCCTAAGACAGAAGCCCCAACCCTGGTCTCATCTCGGAGGCAGCTTTTGGAAGAAAGCTCTGTCAAGGGTGTTAACTCCCAAGCGAGAGAGTTTATAGACCCTCCGCATGAAAATGTAAAGCCCTTGCCTTTATCAAAGTCTTGGCTTGTCTCGAGAAGTCAGGAAGATCTCTTGCAGTCTCTTCCAGCTCCTCCTAAGGAAGAAATCGACCAGACCACTGCTTTAGTGGGAGAGTCTAACAGTGTTGGCCTAAAAGCCACTTCTGCAAGAGCCAAAGCAATCCGGTCCGGTAGTCATGAAAAATTCAGCACGGATGAAGAGACTGGGAAAAATCCAACCCCTGCTGCCACTTCTGATTTTGGGATAAAAAGGGAAGCCATTTCCAGAGAATTCTCAAGCTCCAGGGGGGCCCTTCGAACATCTCCCTTTGAAAATGACAGATATCCTTGTGATGAGGAATTTGGCAGAATGTCACCCAGAACATCTTCTGCTGCCACCATCACAGGGTTAAAATCCAGGAGGGCATTCAGTCCAAGGGAAGCTCTGAGGTCCAAAGCTATCATCAAGCCTGCCATCGTGGAGAAAGATGTGAAAGAAATAATGGGCGGGACAGGGCCAGGGCTGGAAGGAAACCCTGAGAAACCATCATCAGTGGTTAAAGCCATGTCTCACAAAATGACCAGTAGCATCACCATTTATCCATCTGAGCCGGTTTCTCAAAGGAACAGTACAAATGAAGCTGCAAAGGAACTTCAGCATATCAGAGTCACGCCGAACGATCTCTCATCAGGAGCAAATGCAACCGGCTCACCTTACGAGATATCTATTAACAAGAACAATTTAACCCTGAAGTTACCAGACACTGACAGAAACGGGGACTCAGCTTTGAGGAGCAGGATAGAAACGGTCGTCTCGAAAAGTAGCATCTTGATAAAACCGTCCGAATCTACTGAAAAGAATAGCGAATCTCCCGGGGAGACTGTCGGTtggaagagccacagctcttctgATACTAACTTGTTGGAGACGAAACATGTCACAGTGAGAAGCGCATGGAGGACAAGGCGCGGTTTGCTGGCTTCTGATGACTCTGCACCCAAAGTGGTTGAAAATACAACTGCTCGGAACCCATATAGGTCATCTACGGACTTCTCCAAGCCAGAAGGGACTAGCGCACGCATATATGCAATTGAGCAGAGTTCCCGAAGGGCCAGTGCCACTATAAACTCTTGGAACACTCCAGAATTAGACTCCAGAAGGACCAAAAGTAGCTTAAGTGCATCTGAGATGCTTAGCCAGGGGAGCTGTGTCAGTGATACCACAACAGCATCATCTTGGAATTGCACAGTATTACCA GAGGAGAACAAAGGTTTTGTTCGTAGTTCCAGAAGAAAGCAGTTTGGCTCATCTGAGCAGCTCACCTGGGACGAAACGCCACGGAAGAAGCCAGAGGCCAAGATGGAGCCCCCTCACCAGCTGCCAGCCAGCAAGACCGAGGAGCGGCTACGTTGGTCCAAAGACAATTGA